In a single window of the Renibacterium salmoninarum ATCC 33209 genome:
- a CDS encoding amidase, translated as MTKLHDLNAAELAASYASAEFSPSDVCAAVLARIEECEPTLNAFYQQDAEGAIFAAAQSTQRWLSGAARGPLDGVPVTIKENIARKGVPMPAGTALPNPPIAVANAPIVDRLVESGAVILGSTTMPDWGMLSSSVSSLHGISRSPWNPDWTTGGSSAGARAAAAAAAGYGPLHLGTDIGGSIRLPGTWLGLATLKPSAGLVPLDAPYLGRAAGPIARNVSDAALLLSVVAQFDARDFTARPYPEMELQNLAFQPIDSRVGIHLDAGAGAEVDDEIAAAVLAVAEVFAKAGAKVASLPPFINQQLMDSLDNFWRTRSYRDFAALTVEDQGRVLPYIARWCARGSEFDGATTISHYEAIAAIQQATVAATWPYDLVISPVAPMAAFGAEQPMPNDDPEQTMGHIAFTAPYNMSDQPAATVNCGFTADGRPIGVQIAGRVGADQRVLSAAAWYEANRPESAIPDWAELLVSY; from the coding sequence ATGACTAAGCTCCACGACTTGAATGCTGCGGAACTAGCGGCGAGTTACGCCAGTGCAGAATTCAGCCCCAGCGACGTCTGTGCCGCCGTGTTAGCTCGAATCGAGGAATGCGAGCCGACGCTCAACGCCTTTTATCAGCAAGATGCAGAAGGTGCGATCTTCGCGGCGGCGCAAAGCACCCAGCGTTGGCTTAGCGGAGCAGCTCGTGGGCCGCTCGATGGTGTGCCGGTGACGATCAAGGAAAACATCGCGCGCAAAGGTGTGCCGATGCCCGCAGGCACGGCCCTACCCAATCCACCGATTGCTGTAGCGAACGCGCCAATAGTTGATCGGCTAGTGGAATCTGGCGCGGTGATCCTTGGCTCCACCACGATGCCAGATTGGGGCATGCTCTCATCTAGCGTATCAAGTTTGCACGGCATCAGTCGTAGCCCCTGGAATCCTGACTGGACAACCGGTGGCTCTAGCGCCGGAGCCAGGGCAGCCGCTGCCGCTGCCGCTGGTTACGGACCGTTGCACCTTGGTACTGACATCGGTGGCTCGATTAGGCTTCCCGGAACCTGGCTAGGCTTGGCCACACTCAAACCTAGTGCCGGTCTGGTGCCGCTCGATGCGCCGTACCTTGGACGCGCGGCGGGCCCGATCGCGCGCAACGTTTCCGACGCGGCCCTTTTACTTTCGGTGGTAGCTCAGTTCGACGCCCGAGACTTCACCGCACGGCCCTATCCCGAGATGGAGCTGCAGAATTTGGCCTTCCAGCCAATCGATTCGCGGGTCGGTATCCATTTGGACGCTGGGGCCGGAGCGGAAGTTGATGATGAGATTGCGGCTGCGGTACTTGCCGTAGCGGAGGTCTTCGCCAAGGCCGGGGCTAAAGTCGCGTCACTGCCACCGTTTATCAACCAGCAGCTCATGGACTCACTCGATAATTTCTGGCGCACTCGTTCGTATCGTGACTTCGCGGCCCTCACGGTCGAAGATCAAGGCCGGGTGCTGCCATATATCGCTCGTTGGTGCGCTCGCGGTTCTGAGTTCGACGGCGCCACGACCATCAGCCATTACGAAGCTATTGCGGCGATTCAGCAGGCCACGGTAGCGGCCACCTGGCCGTACGATCTCGTGATTTCACCCGTAGCACCAATGGCTGCCTTTGGCGCAGAACAGCCGATGCCTAACGATGATCCGGAGCAGACCATGGGTCATATCGCCTTTACCGCGCCCTACAATATGTCCGATCAACCAGCGGCGACCGTGAATTGCGGCTTCACCGCGGACGGTCGGCCAATCGGGGTGCAGATTGCCGGCCGAGTAGGTGCTGACCAGCGCGTGCTGAGCGCCGCAGCTTGGTATGAAGCGAATCGGCCAGAATCAGCAATTCCGGATTGGGCAGAACTCCTGGTAAGCTATTAG
- a CDS encoding ABC transporter ATP-binding protein — MSATDRDGKLFTVATASDYQPLSLVEPNRLTSTVQPAVEPTDPPIISVRDLTRNYQRGGTLFSRAKSVPALRGISFDVQPGEHLGIVGESGSGKSTLLRILAGLDQPSSGSVSVAGNNPHASSLDLQLIFQDPLGSLDPWMTVQDIISEPLRGAGVKQVSRKIQRAKVATMLDAVGLARGSAERYPHEISGGQRQRISIARALICRPAVLVADEPVSALDVSVRAQVLNLLAELVQEYQLTLVLVSHDLGVVRHLCEKIAVLSAGRIVEAGLAADIYERPQHEYTKTLLNSSLQLHSELQSRMTR, encoded by the coding sequence TTGAGCGCTACCGATCGCGATGGCAAGCTTTTCACGGTGGCAACCGCAAGTGACTACCAGCCGCTGTCGCTTGTTGAACCGAATAGACTCACGAGTACAGTTCAACCGGCTGTCGAGCCTACGGACCCGCCGATTATTTCGGTTCGTGATCTGACCCGGAACTACCAACGCGGCGGCACCTTATTCAGCCGGGCAAAATCAGTTCCGGCGCTGCGTGGCATTTCCTTTGATGTGCAGCCAGGGGAGCACCTGGGCATTGTTGGCGAGTCTGGCTCGGGCAAATCCACCTTGCTTCGGATTCTCGCTGGGCTAGATCAGCCCAGCTCGGGCAGCGTGAGCGTAGCTGGAAACAATCCGCATGCATCGAGCCTTGATTTGCAGCTGATCTTTCAAGATCCTCTGGGTTCTTTGGACCCTTGGATGACTGTGCAAGACATCATCTCTGAACCGCTTCGAGGTGCAGGAGTCAAACAAGTTAGTCGCAAAATACAACGGGCGAAAGTCGCCACGATGCTCGACGCCGTCGGCTTGGCCCGAGGGTCTGCCGAACGGTATCCCCATGAAATTTCTGGTGGCCAGCGGCAACGTATTTCCATAGCGCGGGCGCTGATTTGCCGGCCCGCCGTTTTGGTCGCTGATGAGCCAGTCAGCGCTCTGGACGTTTCAGTCCGCGCGCAGGTGTTGAATCTTTTGGCTGAGTTGGTCCAGGAGTATCAACTCACGTTGGTGCTGGTTTCGCATGATCTTGGTGTGGTTCGGCATCTTTGCGAAAAAATAGCTGTGCTGAGCGCGGGACGAATTGTGGAAGCGGGTTTGGCGGCCGATATCTATGAACGGCCACAACATGAATACACCAAGACCTTGCTGAACTCTAGTCTGCAACTGCACTCCGAACTACAGAGCAGGATGACCCGATGA
- a CDS encoding ATP-binding cassette domain-containing protein, with translation MSQAQPLAAASLPSVQDLQIRAGQKTLVESFNLQMARGERIGLIGESGSGKSMTASALMQLLPEGVSSSGSIRFSAASHDLVGATEKQMSAIRGQSISMVFQEPLSALNPLMRIGAQVAEVLAVHRSVPTRQQRARKVLELLAQVRLPDPAEAAKAYPHQLSGGQRQRVMLAMALANDPALLLCDEPTTALDVTVQRQVLDLVLESVRASGTGLLFITHDLAVVANICDRLLAMNHGKIVEEGFTEEVLLRPQHP, from the coding sequence ATGAGCCAAGCTCAACCGCTAGCTGCGGCATCCCTGCCCTCGGTTCAAGATCTACAGATTCGAGCTGGCCAAAAAACGCTCGTAGAGTCCTTCAACCTGCAGATGGCTCGAGGGGAACGAATAGGGCTGATTGGCGAGTCTGGTTCCGGAAAGTCGATGACGGCCTCCGCTTTGATGCAGCTACTGCCCGAAGGGGTTTCTAGCAGCGGATCGATTCGATTTTCAGCTGCCTCGCACGATCTCGTGGGCGCTACCGAAAAGCAAATGAGTGCAATTCGTGGCCAGAGCATTTCGATGGTCTTCCAAGAACCGCTGAGCGCGCTCAATCCGCTGATGCGGATCGGTGCTCAAGTTGCCGAGGTACTTGCCGTGCACAGGAGCGTGCCAACGCGCCAACAACGAGCCCGGAAAGTGTTGGAGCTACTGGCGCAAGTTCGGCTACCGGATCCGGCCGAAGCAGCTAAAGCATATCCCCACCAGCTCTCTGGAGGTCAACGACAACGCGTCATGCTTGCGATGGCTTTGGCCAACGATCCGGCGTTGTTGCTCTGCGATGAACCAACAACGGCTCTTGATGTCACCGTGCAACGTCAGGTCTTAGATTTGGTTTTGGAATCTGTGCGCGCCAGCGGAACCGGGTTGCTGTTTATCACCCACGATTTAGCCGTGGTCGCGAATATTTGTGATCGGCTGTTAGCGATGAATCACGGCAAAATCGTCGAAGAAGGATTCACCGAAGAAGTATTGCTTCGTCCGCAACATCCCTAG
- a CDS encoding ABC transporter permease yields MGIKASPELLAAKRHEFGTDRPLIVQYFEWIGGLPSGHFGTSFVTRQDISPIINDRLQVSLILVVLAMLLSLLVAIPFGTFAAVNHRKVSGLLVSGASQLGLAIPGFLAGILLVALFAIQLGWLPANGWTPPRNDFGDFLRRLILPVIALATVQAAVLTRYVRSAVLEVMHEDYLRTARSKGLKPGKALIKHGLRNAAIPVLTVASVQFATLIIGAVVVERVFVLPGLGSMPIDSVANRDLQTVQSLVMVLVTITLLVNLVVDLLYTVIDPRIRLGRAAIA; encoded by the coding sequence TTGGGCATCAAGGCCAGCCCGGAGCTTTTGGCGGCAAAACGGCACGAATTTGGCACAGATCGACCGCTCATCGTGCAATATTTCGAATGGATCGGTGGGCTGCCCAGCGGCCATTTCGGCACCTCATTTGTCACCCGACAAGACATCAGCCCCATCATCAACGATCGCTTACAAGTAAGTCTGATTCTGGTAGTGCTTGCCATGCTGCTTTCACTGCTCGTGGCGATTCCCTTTGGCACCTTCGCAGCGGTCAATCACCGAAAGGTCTCCGGGCTGCTGGTCAGCGGCGCGAGCCAGCTGGGTTTGGCAATTCCTGGTTTTCTTGCCGGAATCTTGCTGGTGGCGCTGTTCGCCATTCAGCTAGGCTGGTTGCCCGCTAACGGTTGGACGCCGCCGAGAAATGATTTTGGCGATTTTCTGCGGCGATTGATCTTGCCGGTTATTGCGCTCGCCACTGTGCAAGCGGCCGTGCTCACGCGATACGTGCGCTCCGCGGTATTGGAAGTGATGCATGAGGACTATCTGCGGACGGCCCGGTCCAAGGGACTAAAGCCCGGTAAGGCGCTGATTAAACACGGCTTGCGCAATGCGGCTATTCCGGTATTGACGGTAGCTAGTGTGCAATTTGCCACCTTGATTATTGGTGCTGTTGTGGTGGAACGGGTTTTTGTTCTCCCGGGCCTTGGCAGCATGCCCATCGACTCAGTAGCCAACCGAGATCTGCAAACTGTGCAAAGCCTTGTCATGGTGCTGGTCACGATTACTTTGTTGGTGAATCTAGTGGTCGATCTGCTGTACACCGTGATTGATCCACGAATTCGACTGGGCCGGGCGGCGATAGCGTGA
- a CDS encoding ABC transporter substrate-binding protein translates to MNNKTAPFNDVRVRQTVMYALDRKAVLDTAWSGFGTVMSAPVPPTDPYYEDLSASYPYNPEKARQLLDQAGVRNLKISFSVPNRPYAKAVSEIVVSQLADVGIQASIESAEFPSVWLDKVFTRHDYQMSVILAVESHDLLTMFNNPNYYLGYDNSKIKDLAAQADADEQNGYVSGMKQIVRTITDDAAADSLFLFPNLILAKVGVTGIPANATTEAFDLASMSWAP, encoded by the coding sequence ATGAATAACAAAACCGCACCATTCAACGACGTGCGCGTCCGCCAAACAGTAATGTACGCGCTTGACCGAAAAGCGGTCTTGGATACCGCGTGGAGCGGATTCGGTACCGTGATGTCAGCCCCGGTGCCACCGACCGATCCCTATTACGAAGATCTCAGCGCTAGCTACCCCTACAATCCAGAGAAAGCGCGGCAGCTGCTTGATCAAGCTGGCGTGCGGAATCTCAAGATTAGCTTCAGCGTGCCGAACCGGCCTTATGCCAAAGCGGTTTCTGAAATTGTGGTGTCACAACTAGCCGACGTCGGCATTCAGGCAAGCATTGAATCGGCAGAATTTCCGTCCGTTTGGCTAGATAAAGTTTTCACCCGGCACGATTACCAAATGTCAGTGATTCTGGCGGTTGAAAGCCATGATCTGCTCACGATGTTCAATAATCCGAACTACTACTTGGGCTATGACAATAGCAAGATCAAGGATTTGGCCGCTCAAGCCGATGCTGATGAGCAAAACGGCTACGTCTCAGGTATGAAACAGATTGTGCGCACCATCACCGACGATGCGGCCGCGGACTCGCTTTTCCTTTTCCCCAATCTGATCTTGGCCAAAGTCGGCGTTACTGGCATTCCGGCTAACGCGACAACCGAAGCTTTTGATCTGGCCAGCATGAGTTGGGCGCCATGA